From one [Ruminococcus] lactaris ATCC 29176 genomic stretch:
- a CDS encoding glycine--tRNA ligase: MVEKTMDKIVALAKSRGFVYPGSEIYGGLANTWDYGNLGVELKNNVKKAWWKKFVQENAYNVGVDCAILMNPQTWIASGHLGGFSDPLMDCKQCHERFRADKIIEDFCAEKGIEIEGSVDAWSQEEMSSFIEEHQIPCPTCGKHDFTDIRQFNLMFKTFQGVTEDAKNTVYLRPETAQGIFVNFKNVQRTSRKKLPFGIGQIGKSFRNEITPGNFTFRTREFEQMELEFFCKPDTDLEWFDYWKNFCLNWLSSLGLKEDEVRYRDHDKEELSFYSKATTDVEFLFPFGWGELWGIADRTDYDLTQHQNVSGQDLTYFDDETKEKYIPYVIEPSLGADRMVLAFLCSAYDEENIGTEEKPDMRTVLHFHPALAPVKIGVLPLSKKLNEGAEKVYTELCKYYNCEFDDRGNIGKRYRRQDEIGTPFCVTYDFDSEEDGAVTVRDRDTMEQERVKIEDLKAYFEKKFEW; the protein is encoded by the coding sequence ATGGTTGAAAAGACAATGGACAAGATCGTAGCACTTGCGAAATCGAGAGGATTTGTATATCCGGGTTCAGAGATCTACGGTGGACTTGCGAATACATGGGATTATGGAAATCTCGGTGTAGAGCTTAAGAATAATGTAAAAAAGGCCTGGTGGAAGAAATTCGTTCAGGAGAACGCGTATAATGTGGGTGTAGACTGTGCCATCCTTATGAATCCACAGACATGGATCGCATCCGGACATCTTGGAGGATTCAGTGATCCGCTGATGGACTGTAAGCAGTGTCATGAGCGTTTCCGTGCAGATAAGATCATCGAAGATTTCTGTGCAGAAAAAGGAATTGAGATTGAAGGTTCTGTAGATGCATGGTCTCAGGAAGAGATGAGTTCATTTATTGAAGAACATCAGATTCCATGCCCGACCTGTGGAAAGCATGATTTTACAGATATCCGTCAGTTTAATCTGATGTTCAAGACATTCCAGGGTGTTACAGAAGATGCAAAGAATACAGTTTACCTTCGTCCTGAGACAGCACAGGGGATCTTTGTAAACTTTAAGAATGTACAGCGTACATCCAGAAAGAAACTTCCATTTGGTATCGGTCAGATCGGAAAGTCTTTCCGTAATGAGATCACACCGGGTAACTTTACATTCCGTACCAGAGAGTTTGAGCAGATGGAGCTGGAGTTCTTCTGCAAACCGGATACAGATCTGGAGTGGTTTGACTACTGGAAGAATTTCTGCCTGAACTGGCTGTCATCTCTTGGCCTGAAAGAGGATGAAGTGCGTTATCGTGACCATGATAAGGAAGAGCTTTCTTTCTACAGTAAGGCAACTACAGACGTAGAGTTCCTTTTCCCGTTTGGATGGGGCGAGCTGTGGGGAATTGCAGACCGTACAGATTATGACCTGACGCAGCATCAGAATGTATCAGGACAGGATCTCACATACTTTGATGATGAGACAAAAGAAAAATATATCCCATATGTAATTGAACCATCACTGGGAGCAGACCGTATGGTACTTGCGTTCCTGTGCAGTGCTTATGATGAAGAGAACATCGGAACAGAAGAGAAGCCGGATATGCGTACCGTATTGCATTTCCATCCGGCACTTGCTCCGGTTAAGATCGGTGTCCTTCCACTTTCCAAAAAGCTGAATGAAGGAGCAGAAAAGGTATATACTGAGTTATGTAAGTATTATAACTGCGAGTTCGATGATCGTGGAAATATCGGTAAGCGTTACCGTCGTCAGGATGAGATCGGTACTCCATTCTGCGTAACTTATGACTTTGATTCTGAAGAAGACGGAGCAGTTACAGTACGTGACCGCGATACGATGGAGCAGGAAAGAGTGAAGATCGAAGATCTGAAAGCATATTTTGAAAAGAAATTTGAGTGGTAG
- a CDS encoding bile acid:sodium symporter family protein — MSRLLHTLEKIASLLTKYIGLIIICFSVLAFFWRDGFAWTTTYTSVFLGVAMFGMGLTIHMGDFKVVFTRPKEVILGFIAQYTLMPVIAWLLATAFHLPADLALGVILVGCCPGGTASNVITYIAGGDVALSVGMTIASTLAAPLMTPLLVYLLAGAWVEVSFFSMVISVVKVVLIPVLLGIFLRWIIGRQIEKISGILPLISVVSIVMIISGIVAVNAEKILTSGFAVLGIVMLHNLAGMGLGLGASRLFRVEYTKATAIAIEVGMQNSGLAITLATANFAANPFATLPGAIFSVWHNISGSVFASIRRNGYHQENAPETRSVLSETSS; from the coding sequence ATGAGCAGACTCTTACATACACTTGAAAAAATTGCATCCCTGCTCACAAAATATATCGGACTGATCATTATCTGCTTTTCCGTTCTTGCCTTTTTCTGGCGTGACGGATTTGCGTGGACGACCACTTATACTTCTGTATTTTTGGGTGTTGCCATGTTCGGCATGGGGCTGACTATTCATATGGGAGATTTTAAAGTTGTCTTTACCAGACCGAAAGAAGTGATCCTTGGTTTTATTGCTCAATATACACTTATGCCGGTCATTGCCTGGCTTCTCGCAACGGCATTTCACCTTCCGGCTGATCTTGCACTGGGAGTGATCCTGGTTGGCTGCTGCCCGGGTGGAACTGCAAGTAATGTCATCACTTATATTGCCGGTGGTGATGTTGCTCTCTCAGTCGGGATGACCATTGCCTCCACGCTTGCCGCACCGCTGATGACACCGCTGCTGGTATACCTTCTTGCCGGTGCATGGGTGGAAGTTTCCTTCTTCAGTATGGTAATTTCGGTGGTAAAGGTCGTTCTGATCCCGGTACTCCTGGGCATTTTTCTGCGATGGATCATCGGCAGGCAGATTGAAAAAATTTCCGGCATTCTGCCTCTTATTTCCGTTGTATCGATCGTCATGATCATCAGCGGCATCGTAGCTGTCAATGCAGAAAAGATCCTGACATCCGGTTTTGCGGTTCTCGGAATTGTAATGCTTCACAATCTTGCAGGCATGGGGCTTGGACTTGGAGCTTCCAGACTTTTTCGTGTGGAATATACAAAAGCTACTGCCATTGCGATCGAAGTCGGGATGCAGAACAGCGGTCTTGCGATCACACTTGCCACTGCCAATTTTGCAGCCAATCCATTTGCAACGCTCCCGGGAGCAATCTTCAGCGTATGGCATAATATTTCCGGATCTGTTTTCGCAAGTATACGTCGTAACGGATATCACCAGGAAAACGCCCCGGAAACTCGGAGCGTCTTAAGCGAAACTTCTTCATAA
- the panC gene encoding pantoate--beta-alanine ligase gives MQVTTTINETKELIKKWKKDGKSIGLVPTMGFLHEGHASLIQKCREENDIVVVSDFVNPTQFGPNEDLEAYPRDFERDSQLCERIGADLIFCPSPEEMYHDPHAFVSIDLLSETLCGKTRPIHFKGVCTVVSKLFNIVTPDRAYFGQKDAQQLAIIRKMVLDLNFDIEIIGCPIIREEDGLAKSSRNTYLNTQERSAALCLSRAVRTGQQIIQTGMDAEQVLAAMRAVIEAEPLAKIDYISMVDALTMQPVERVDRNVLVAMAVYIGKTRLIDNFSYEVSL, from the coding sequence ATGCAGGTAACAACAACTATCAATGAAACGAAAGAACTGATTAAGAAATGGAAGAAAGACGGAAAATCTATCGGACTCGTCCCGACAATGGGCTTTCTGCACGAAGGTCATGCAAGCCTGATCCAGAAATGCCGGGAGGAAAATGATATCGTCGTTGTGTCCGACTTTGTAAATCCGACGCAGTTCGGACCAAATGAAGATCTTGAGGCATATCCGAGAGATTTTGAACGGGACAGCCAGCTTTGCGAACGGATCGGTGCAGATCTTATTTTCTGTCCGTCACCGGAAGAAATGTACCATGACCCACACGCATTTGTCAGCATTGATCTGCTTTCCGAAACGCTTTGTGGAAAGACAAGGCCCATTCATTTCAAAGGCGTATGCACCGTTGTGTCAAAACTTTTCAACATCGTGACACCGGATCGTGCTTACTTCGGACAGAAGGATGCCCAGCAGCTTGCGATCATCCGCAAGATGGTACTGGATCTGAATTTTGATATCGAGATCATCGGATGCCCGATCATCCGGGAGGAAGACGGACTTGCGAAATCTTCCAGAAATACTTATTTAAATACTCAGGAAAGATCTGCCGCACTCTGCCTCTCAAGAGCAGTCAGGACAGGGCAGCAGATCATTCAGACAGGCATGGACGCAGAACAGGTACTGGCTGCCATGCGTGCTGTAATTGAAGCAGAACCACTGGCAAAGATTGATTATATTTCCATGGTAGATGCACTGACAATGCAGCCGGTAGAGCGTGTTGACCGGAATGTGCTTGTAGCAATGGCTGTCTACATCGGGAAGACCCGGCTGATCGATAATTTTAGCTACGAGGTTTCATTATGA
- a CDS encoding ISLre2 family transposase, whose product MNSMIKENGVTFKELEKNIYAWVCQIGREFTKEFLERYDRMLMEDRDKKKYRNKGARQTTVKTVYGEVTYQRMVYEVIEEDGTKRFVYLLDETLELDHVGLISTNMAELLVKGITELSYRECATKVSEMTGQTISAMGVWNVIQALGEKVYNEEATLTEEYKKGHVKGEKEVPVLFEEADGVYIKLQGKDRKKEKQDKAEIKIGIAYDGWRKTGPERYALENKVVVAGFSKAKEFQEYREAVIAQEFNLDEVSQRILNAEGASWIKKVKDKSTCFQLDPFHRNKAVKEKIHERTAREAVLELLREEEIEEVFRYLEIYRNSLSDDDEIQDVEELIRYYENNREGLLPYQSQGLDLPEPPEGLEYRNMGTMENHVWSVIAKRMKHGHRSWSRRGGNHLAKILAKKCSGKLYEVTERLRSPVFEEEKVEELYGEILMSAKAPKKEEKGYEYPVMGHVVGLDGKIQGERKRLLHMAGY is encoded by the coding sequence ATGAATTCAATGATAAAGGAAAATGGTGTAACATTCAAGGAGTTAGAGAAAAATATTTATGCATGGGTCTGCCAGATCGGAAGAGAGTTCACAAAAGAATTCCTGGAACGGTATGACCGGATGCTGATGGAGGACAGGGACAAGAAGAAGTACCGGAATAAAGGTGCCAGACAGACAACCGTAAAAACCGTGTATGGTGAAGTGACTTATCAGAGAATGGTCTATGAGGTAATAGAGGAAGATGGCACCAAACGTTTTGTGTATCTTTTGGATGAAACACTGGAACTGGACCATGTGGGGCTGATTTCAACAAACATGGCAGAATTGCTGGTAAAAGGGATCACGGAGCTGTCTTACAGGGAATGTGCCACGAAAGTCAGCGAGATGACAGGACAGACCATCAGTGCAATGGGAGTATGGAACGTCATCCAGGCGTTAGGGGAAAAGGTCTACAATGAAGAAGCAACGCTGACAGAAGAATATAAGAAAGGTCATGTAAAAGGGGAAAAAGAAGTTCCTGTCCTGTTTGAAGAAGCAGATGGAGTTTATATCAAACTGCAGGGCAAAGACAGAAAAAAGGAAAAGCAGGATAAGGCAGAGATCAAGATAGGGATCGCTTATGATGGCTGGAGAAAAACCGGTCCGGAGCGTTATGCCCTGGAAAATAAAGTAGTAGTTGCTGGTTTTTCAAAAGCAAAAGAATTCCAGGAATACCGGGAGGCAGTGATCGCACAGGAGTTCAATCTGGATGAAGTAAGCCAGAGGATCTTAAATGCAGAGGGGGCATCGTGGATTAAGAAAGTAAAAGATAAGAGTACGTGCTTCCAGTTAGACCCGTTCCATCGGAACAAAGCGGTAAAAGAAAAGATCCATGAAAGGACAGCGCGGGAAGCTGTTTTAGAACTTCTGAGGGAAGAAGAGATCGAAGAAGTATTCCGGTATCTGGAGATTTACCGGAACAGTCTGAGTGACGATGATGAGATTCAGGACGTGGAAGAACTGATCCGGTATTACGAGAATAACCGGGAAGGGCTCCTGCCATACCAGTCGCAGGGACTTGACCTGCCGGAACCACCAGAAGGGCTGGAATACCGGAACATGGGAACAATGGAGAACCATGTGTGGAGTGTAATTGCAAAGCGGATGAAACACGGGCACAGGAGTTGGAGCCGGAGGGGTGGGAATCATCTGGCAAAAATTCTGGCGAAGAAATGCAGTGGGAAACTGTATGAAGTAACGGAACGTCTGAGAAGCCCAGTATTTGAAGAAGAAAAAGTAGAAGAATTATATGGAGAGATCCTGATGTCGGCGAAAGCACCGAAGAAAGAAGAAAAAGGATACGAATATCCGGTGATGGGTCATGTGGTCGGACTGGACGGAAAGATACAGGGGGAGAGAAAGCGATTGCTACACATGGCTGGATATTAG
- a CDS encoding IS1634 family transposase gives MYIALTGSENNKDVYIYHSFRKENGKSSSRIYKKLGKYNTLLEQFDGDRDKMMAWAREQADKETKLYKEATGKISVEFSKAACIPMNERRSFNVGYLFLQELCTQLRIDKICRTIKERHKYKYNLQAILTDLVYARILSPSSKLASYDYCQTLLEPPKYSLQDVYRSLSVIAEESDFIQSELYKNSNFLYPRNNRILYYDCTNYYFEIEEESDSKRYGKSKENRPNPIVTMGLFMDADGIPLAFDVYPGNQNEQTTLKPLESKILQDFNCSEFIYCSDSGLGSAANRRFNSLGNRAYIITHSLKKMKKEDREIALNPTQFRKVGSTKFIDLRTLDETDEEVYNTVYYKEVPVVTGNMDETLIVTYSPKYKAYQRRIRDRQIEHAEKIINTPGRKRKGKNQNDPMRFVKKTSVTPDGEIANKQVYNIDEEQIQKEEMYDGFYAVITNLEGDVSEIIRINKQRWEIEENFRIMKTEFEARPVYVRREERIKAHFMTCYISLLLYRLLEKKLGDAYTVSQILGTLRSMQMTLLNTASGYIPSYTRTELTDSLHKTFGFRTDYEFITKASMRTIIKETKQIKSKKS, from the coding sequence ATGTATATTGCACTTACAGGTAGTGAAAACAATAAAGATGTGTATATTTATCATTCTTTTCGCAAGGAAAATGGTAAGTCCTCATCTCGTATTTATAAAAAACTTGGAAAATATAACACACTTTTAGAACAATTCGATGGTGACAGAGATAAGATGATGGCATGGGCAAGAGAGCAGGCTGATAAAGAAACAAAGCTCTATAAAGAAGCTACTGGAAAGATTTCTGTAGAGTTTTCAAAAGCTGCTTGCATTCCGATGAATGAACGCCGTTCTTTCAATGTTGGGTATCTCTTTTTACAAGAACTTTGTACACAACTTCGTATAGATAAGATTTGTAGAACAATCAAAGAACGCCACAAATATAAATATAATCTACAAGCAATCCTGACTGATTTAGTTTATGCACGAATCCTATCGCCTTCTAGCAAGCTGGCTAGCTATGACTATTGTCAAACACTGTTAGAGCCACCTAAATACAGTCTGCAGGATGTTTACCGCTCTCTTTCTGTGATTGCAGAAGAATCGGATTTTATTCAAAGTGAACTTTACAAGAATTCTAATTTCCTTTATCCAAGAAATAATCGTATCCTCTATTACGATTGCACAAACTACTATTTCGAAATTGAAGAGGAAAGCGATTCTAAGCGTTATGGTAAAAGTAAGGAAAACCGTCCGAATCCAATTGTAACTATGGGATTATTTATGGATGCTGATGGTATTCCTCTTGCTTTTGATGTTTATCCAGGAAATCAAAATGAACAGACAACTTTAAAGCCTTTAGAATCAAAAATTCTCCAGGACTTTAACTGCAGTGAATTCATCTATTGTTCTGATTCCGGACTTGGAAGTGCTGCGAACAGAAGATTTAACAGTCTTGGAAACCGGGCATACATCATCACTCATTCTCTTAAAAAGATGAAGAAAGAAGATCGTGAGATTGCTCTGAACCCTACGCAGTTTCGTAAAGTCGGTAGCACAAAATTCATAGATCTGCGTACACTTGATGAAACTGATGAAGAAGTTTATAACACTGTTTATTACAAAGAAGTTCCCGTGGTTACAGGAAACATGGATGAAACTCTGATTGTTACTTATTCTCCAAAATATAAAGCATACCAAAGAAGAATTCGTGACCGCCAAATCGAACATGCTGAAAAGATCATCAACACACCTGGGCGTAAACGAAAAGGAAAAAATCAGAATGATCCAATGCGTTTTGTAAAGAAGACTTCTGTGACGCCAGATGGGGAAATCGCTAATAAACAAGTATACAATATCGATGAAGAACAGATTCAAAAAGAAGAAATGTATGATGGTTTTTATGCTGTTATTACAAATCTGGAAGGTGATGTCTCTGAAATCATACGGATTAACAAACAGCGTTGGGAAATAGAAGAAAACTTTAGAATTATGAAAACCGAATTTGAAGCTAGACCAGTCTATGTACGAAGAGAGGAGCGAATAAAAGCTCATTTCATGACTTGCTATATCAGTCTTCTTCTTTATCGGTTATTAGAAAAGAAACTTGGAGATGCTTATACGGTCAGTCAGATACTTGGGACATTACGTTCTATGCAAATGACACTACTAAATACAGCAAGTGGTTATATTCCTTCCTACACAAGAACAGAATTAACGGATTCTCTGCACAAAACATTCGGCTTTAGAACGGATTATGAATTCATTACAAAAGCCTCCATGCGAACAATCATTAAAGAAACGAAACAGATTAAATCAAAAAAATCATAA
- a CDS encoding aminopeptidase, translating into MERKNAWSQYSAEELSRLEAVNEDYKACLDAGKTERECVRLTIERIEKEGYKNLKEVIRNGEKVQAGDKVYAVCMDKTIAMFHMGTKPLEEGMNLLGAHIDSPRIDVKQNPLYENDEFAYLDTHYYGGIKKYQWVTLPLALHGVIAKKDGTVVNVSIGEKEDDPVFVITDLLIHLAAKQMEKKASTVVEGEKLDLLIGSRPIEQDESLEEKEKEAVKANVMKLLKEYYEMEEEDFLSAELEIVPAGKARDCGLDRSMVLAYGQDDRVCAFTSLFAMLDVEAVEHTACCILVDKEEIGSVGATGMHSRFFENTVAELVALTEGESELKVRRTLMNSRMLSSDVSAAYDPMYAEVFEKRSAAFFGKGLVFNKFTGSRGKSGSNDANAEYLAKIRNAMDAQAVAYQFAELGKVDAGGGGTIAYIMANYGMEVIDSGVAVLSMHAPWEVTSKADVYEAYKGYRAFIEEM; encoded by the coding sequence ATGGAGAGAAAAAATGCATGGAGTCAGTACAGTGCAGAGGAACTGAGCCGTCTTGAGGCAGTAAATGAGGATTATAAGGCCTGCCTGGATGCCGGAAAGACAGAGCGGGAATGTGTACGTCTTACGATTGAAAGAATTGAAAAAGAAGGGTATAAGAACCTGAAAGAGGTCATCCGAAACGGTGAAAAAGTACAGGCAGGAGATAAGGTATACGCAGTATGCATGGACAAGACCATCGCAATGTTCCATATGGGAACAAAGCCACTGGAAGAGGGAATGAATCTTCTCGGAGCCCATATAGATTCCCCACGCATTGATGTAAAGCAGAACCCACTTTATGAAAATGATGAATTTGCTTATCTTGATACACATTATTATGGCGGAATTAAGAAGTATCAGTGGGTTACACTTCCGCTGGCACTGCACGGAGTGATCGCAAAAAAGGATGGAACAGTTGTAAATGTCAGCATTGGAGAAAAGGAAGATGATCCAGTTTTCGTTATTACAGATCTGCTGATCCATCTTGCAGCAAAGCAGATGGAAAAGAAAGCGTCCACAGTTGTTGAAGGAGAAAAGCTGGACCTGCTGATCGGAAGTCGTCCGATCGAACAGGATGAGAGTCTGGAAGAGAAAGAAAAAGAAGCTGTCAAGGCAAATGTAATGAAGCTGCTGAAAGAGTATTATGAGATGGAAGAGGAAGATTTTCTTTCTGCAGAACTGGAGATTGTTCCGGCAGGAAAAGCACGTGATTGTGGTCTGGATCGCAGCATGGTGCTTGCATACGGACAGGATGACCGTGTGTGTGCTTTCACATCTCTTTTTGCAATGCTGGATGTAGAAGCCGTGGAGCATACAGCCTGCTGTATTTTAGTGGATAAAGAAGAGATCGGAAGCGTTGGTGCGACAGGTATGCATTCCCGTTTCTTTGAAAATACAGTTGCAGAGCTGGTGGCACTGACGGAAGGTGAGTCAGAACTGAAAGTCAGAAGAACCCTGATGAATTCCAGAATGCTCTCTTCTGATGTCAGTGCAGCATATGATCCGATGTATGCGGAAGTCTTTGAAAAGCGTAGTGCGGCATTCTTCGGAAAAGGTCTTGTATTTAATAAATTTACAGGATCACGTGGAAAGAGCGGATCGAATGATGCAAATGCAGAGTATCTTGCAAAGATCAGAAATGCAATGGATGCACAGGCGGTGGCATATCAGTTTGCAGAACTTGGAAAAGTAGATGCGGGCGGTGGAGGAACGATCGCCTATATCATGGCAAATTACGGAATGGAAGTCATTGACAGCGGAGTTGCCGTGCTGAGCATGCATGCTCCATGGGAAGTGACGAGCAAAGCCGATGTATATGAGGCATATAAAGGATACAGGGCATTCATTGAAGAAATGTAA
- the recO gene encoding DNA repair protein RecO, with product MNQIVLTGMVLSTTPVGEYDRRVVLLTKEQGKVSAFAKGSRRPNSPLVGVVNPFTFGEFTMYEGRSSYTIQSAKVINYFSELREDVLGAYYGFYFLEVANYYAREFNDELEMLKLLYQTMRALTNPHIPDALIRCIYELKILTINGQGPQVFQCVNCGNKAETAVFSAGRGGLVCETCAGEVRDGIRLASSTLYSMQYIESSKVEHLYTFNVKPEILQQLSKVTERLMGLYVDRKFKSLEILETLL from the coding sequence GTGAACCAGATCGTATTGACAGGGATGGTGCTTTCGACGACTCCGGTGGGGGAATATGACCGCCGGGTCGTTTTGCTTACAAAAGAACAGGGAAAAGTATCGGCATTTGCCAAAGGCTCGAGAAGACCGAACAGTCCGCTTGTCGGAGTAGTGAACCCGTTTACATTCGGTGAATTTACCATGTATGAGGGAAGAAGTTCTTATACGATCCAGTCGGCAAAGGTGATCAATTATTTTTCGGAACTCCGGGAGGATGTGCTGGGAGCGTATTATGGTTTTTATTTTCTTGAGGTTGCGAATTATTATGCGAGAGAATTTAACGACGAACTCGAGATGCTGAAGCTTTTGTATCAGACGATGCGGGCGTTGACGAATCCGCATATTCCGGATGCCCTGATCCGGTGCATTTATGAACTGAAGATCCTGACGATCAACGGACAGGGACCGCAGGTCTTTCAGTGCGTGAATTGTGGGAATAAGGCAGAAACAGCAGTCTTCAGTGCCGGCAGAGGAGGACTGGTCTGTGAAACATGTGCCGGTGAAGTGCGGGACGGTATCAGACTGGCTTCTTCCACATTATATAGCATGCAATACATAGAAAGCAGTAAAGTAGAACATTTGTATACCTTTAACGTGAAGCCGGAGATTTTGCAGCAGCTTTCAAAAGTGACAGAACGGCTTATGGGACTTTACGTGGATCGGAAGTTTAAGTCGCTGGAAATTCTGGAAACGTTGCTGTAA
- a CDS encoding thioester domain-containing protein: MKVGKRLTAFFLAAILILTSNVTGFAEETTADQQPEEAKSTYLLTVDAEDSTVTVKGDHVEQKTASTYQIEVRSEVVASVVPADGKEIKEVRVNEEQMDLADGTVTFSMPEKDSLLQVILKEKEQAAEETEEPKQEVTQTEEWELPDEKEYQQRLQLAKALGMEDWLDEEGWLDDGYFAGKSDLELTESGVVPLIRNSITNPKMSRAVTLYNKITYNNISSAEFAVDGKLAFCLEYAKTTPPAGTATGTPTEITNSGVKAAMYYGYTGPAAAQYNFSSTSQAVLVTATLSSYYYSGQSPFSSATSGNAQSTGFTAFYNFVEAHKASVPSSFKAYAVSTGSNTQHLGYWTYAPTGTMYLTKTSANTAMTDNNSCYSLGNAVYGVYSNSACTTKVGTLTTGTNGVSNPISVNEGTYYRSAI; encoded by the coding sequence ATGAAAGTAGGAAAAAGACTAACCGCTTTCTTCCTGGCAGCGATATTGATTCTGACCAGTAATGTGACTGGTTTTGCCGAAGAAACTACGGCAGATCAACAGCCGGAAGAAGCAAAAAGTACCTATCTTCTGACCGTAGATGCAGAAGATAGTACAGTAACCGTAAAAGGTGATCATGTTGAGCAGAAGACTGCATCAACTTATCAGATTGAAGTGCGAAGTGAGGTAGTAGCAAGCGTTGTTCCTGCGGACGGAAAGGAAATAAAGGAAGTCCGTGTCAATGAAGAGCAGATGGATCTTGCAGATGGAACCGTTACCTTTTCTATGCCGGAAAAAGACAGCTTGCTGCAGGTAATCCTGAAAGAAAAAGAGCAGGCTGCCGAAGAAACGGAAGAACCAAAGCAGGAGGTAACGCAGACAGAAGAATGGGAACTTCCGGATGAGAAGGAATACCAACAACGGTTACAGCTTGCAAAGGCATTAGGCATGGAAGACTGGCTGGATGAAGAGGGATGGCTGGATGATGGCTACTTTGCCGGAAAGAGTGATCTGGAATTAACAGAAAGTGGTGTAGTGCCATTGATTCGCAACAGTATTACGAATCCTAAAATGTCAAGAGCCGTAACTCTTTATAACAAAATTACTTACAACAATATTTCCTCTGCAGAGTTTGCGGTAGACGGAAAGCTGGCCTTTTGCTTGGAGTACGCAAAGACAACCCCACCAGCAGGGACGGCAACGGGAACACCAACCGAGATTACAAATTCCGGAGTAAAAGCTGCCATGTATTATGGCTACACTGGACCGGCTGCAGCACAGTATAATTTCAGCAGCACCTCTCAGGCCGTTCTGGTCACGGCCACACTGAGCAGCTACTACTACAGTGGACAGTCTCCGTTTTCAAGTGCAACCAGTGGAAATGCACAGAGTACCGGATTTACAGCTTTTTATAACTTTGTCGAAGCACATAAGGCTTCCGTACCATCTTCCTTTAAAGCCTATGCGGTAAGTACGGGTTCAAATACCCAGCATTTAGGATATTGGACGTACGCACCAACCGGAACCATGTATCTGACCAAGACATCGGCTAATACAGCAATGACGGACAATAATAGCTGCTACAGTCTTGGAAATGCAGTCTATGGGGTATATTCCAACTCGGCCTGTACTACAAAAGTAGGTACGTTGACTACTGGAACGAACGGTGTATCCAATCCGATCTCAGTCAATGAAGGAACGTATTATCGATCCGCAATTTGA
- the panD gene encoding aspartate 1-decarboxylase: MTIEMLKGKIHRATVIQAELDYVGSITVDEELLEAAGILEYEKVQIVDVNNGSRFETYTISGERGSGMICLNGAAARCVSTGDKIIIMAYGQYSSEEAASHKPAVVFVDEKNQISRVTNYERHGLLKDMDT; encoded by the coding sequence ATGACAATTGAAATGTTAAAAGGAAAGATCCACCGGGCAACTGTCATTCAGGCAGAACTGGATTATGTCGGAAGCATCACGGTAGATGAAGAACTGCTTGAGGCAGCCGGTATTCTGGAATATGAAAAAGTCCAGATCGTCGATGTCAATAATGGCAGTCGTTTTGAAACATACACGATCAGCGGAGAACGCGGGAGCGGCATGATCTGTCTGAACGGTGCTGCTGCACGTTGTGTCAGCACAGGTGATAAGATCATCATTATGGCATATGGACAGTATTCATCCGAAGAAGCTGCATCACATAAACCTGCGGTTGTATTCGTAGATGAAAAGAATCAGATCAGCCGCGTGACGAACTACGAACGCCACGGGCTTCTCAAAGATATGGACACATAA